The following are from one region of the Pyxidicoccus trucidator genome:
- a CDS encoding M16 family metallopeptidase, with protein sequence MRRLLTALLVTTLAACASTPQPSQPSPDSPALGETAAEAPKPPAEDPEAFRAKPPQPGEAPDLVLPTFQRATLDNGLTVVVSTRKELPLVFAGVAFAAGSAQDPKGKAGLAELSYRMLLEGAGKRDTVALDNAFADLGVSPGMDVQSDGAQVGVRVLKRNLEPALALLADVAIRPTFSAQAFERRKKQQLADLARMLGSPYTLAQLAALTAIYGEDHPYSHISDGLPHTVEKLTLAEAKGFYQRHAGPRAAALILTGDITLDEAVALAKKHLGAWKSKATPPAPPPAVPAPPRQLVRVIPKPDLEQTVVLIGRPAFAVGHPDEHALELATTVFGGFFGSRLNMNLREAKGYSYGAGASLEPRLGVGPLVAFTSVRQDVTGPAITEVMNELSGLKERPITEQELEAAREGLIRGFPGAFETVEGLGGSAAELFLKRLPMDEFNRTVDGLRKATAAEVQRVAELYLDPAAMQMVLVGDPATIQEQVGPLNLGKLTPVEPEVAPVPGASK encoded by the coding sequence ATGCGCCGCCTCCTCACCGCCCTGCTCGTCACCACGCTGGCCGCCTGCGCCAGCACCCCGCAGCCCTCGCAGCCCAGCCCGGACTCTCCAGCGCTGGGGGAGACCGCGGCCGAGGCGCCGAAGCCTCCCGCCGAGGATCCGGAGGCCTTCCGCGCGAAGCCGCCCCAGCCCGGTGAGGCGCCGGACCTGGTGCTGCCCACCTTCCAGCGCGCCACGCTGGACAACGGCCTCACCGTGGTGGTGAGCACCCGGAAGGAATTGCCGCTCGTGTTCGCCGGCGTGGCCTTCGCCGCGGGCAGCGCGCAGGACCCGAAGGGCAAGGCGGGCCTGGCCGAGCTGTCCTACCGCATGCTGCTGGAGGGCGCGGGCAAGCGCGACACGGTGGCGCTGGACAACGCCTTCGCCGACCTGGGCGTGTCCCCCGGCATGGACGTGCAGTCGGACGGGGCGCAGGTGGGCGTGCGCGTGCTGAAGCGCAACCTGGAGCCGGCGCTCGCGCTGCTGGCGGACGTGGCCATCCGCCCCACGTTCAGCGCGCAGGCCTTCGAGCGGCGCAAGAAGCAGCAGCTCGCGGACCTGGCGCGCATGCTCGGCTCGCCGTACACGCTGGCGCAGCTGGCGGCCCTCACCGCCATCTACGGCGAGGACCACCCGTACTCGCACATCTCGGACGGCCTGCCCCACACGGTGGAGAAGCTCACGCTGGCGGAGGCGAAGGGCTTCTACCAGCGGCACGCGGGGCCTCGCGCCGCGGCGCTCATCCTCACCGGGGACATCACCCTGGACGAGGCCGTGGCGCTGGCGAAGAAGCACCTGGGCGCGTGGAAGAGCAAGGCGACGCCGCCCGCGCCGCCTCCCGCCGTGCCGGCCCCGCCGCGCCAGCTGGTGCGCGTGATTCCGAAGCCCGACCTGGAGCAGACGGTGGTGCTGATTGGCCGCCCCGCCTTCGCGGTGGGCCACCCGGACGAGCACGCGCTGGAGCTGGCCACCACGGTGTTCGGTGGCTTCTTCGGCAGCCGCCTCAACATGAACCTGCGCGAGGCCAAGGGCTACAGCTACGGCGCGGGCGCGAGCCTGGAGCCGCGCCTGGGCGTGGGGCCGCTGGTGGCCTTCACCTCCGTGCGCCAGGACGTCACGGGCCCGGCCATCACCGAGGTGATGAACGAGCTGTCCGGCCTCAAGGAGCGACCGATTACGGAGCAGGAGCTGGAGGCCGCGCGCGAGGGCCTCATCCGCGGCTTCCCCGGCGCCTTCGAGACGGTGGAGGGCCTGGGAGGCAGCGCCGCCGAGCTGTTCCTGAAGCGCCTGCCGATGGATGAGTTCAACCGGACGGTGGACGGGCTGCGCAAGGCCACCGCCGCCGAGGTGCAGCGCGTGGCCGAGCTGTACCTGGACCCGGCCGCGATGCAGATGGTCCTCGTGGGAGACCCCGCCACCATCCAGGAGCAGGTGGGGCCGCTCAACCTGGGCAAGCTGACGCCCGTGGAGCCGGAAGTGGCTCCCGTGCCGGGCGCCTCGAAGTAG
- a CDS encoding DUF4194 domain-containing protein — protein sequence MTPNTNRPTDAADSLSLVLVALMKGVVYQEGDANLWHGLLNLQARVREHVTVLGLQLVLDETEGYAYLRQQPTAEGRSALPHLVARRQLGYGVSLLLVLLRKKLAESEATVGGPRLVLRREEILDLVRLFLPEGTNEARMVDKLDADLARVIELGFLRKLRGGDDAYEVRRILKAFVDAQWLDAFQQKLADYRAHLRAHLTEENGATP from the coding sequence ATGACTCCCAACACGAACCGTCCCACTGACGCCGCTGACTCCCTGTCCCTCGTGCTGGTCGCCTTGATGAAGGGCGTCGTCTACCAGGAGGGCGACGCCAACCTGTGGCATGGCCTGCTCAACCTGCAAGCGCGGGTGCGTGAGCACGTGACGGTGCTCGGCCTGCAGCTCGTGCTCGATGAGACGGAGGGCTACGCCTACCTCCGCCAGCAGCCCACCGCCGAGGGGCGCTCGGCGCTGCCGCACCTCGTGGCACGGCGGCAGCTCGGCTACGGGGTGAGCCTGCTGCTCGTGCTGCTCCGCAAGAAGCTCGCCGAGTCGGAGGCCACGGTGGGCGGCCCCCGGCTCGTGCTGCGGCGCGAGGAGATTCTCGACCTGGTGCGCCTGTTCCTCCCCGAGGGGACGAACGAGGCGCGGATGGTGGACAAGCTGGACGCGGACCTCGCCCGGGTCATCGAGCTGGGCTTCCTCCGCAAGCTGCGCGGCGGGGACGACGCCTACGAGGTCCGCCGCATCCTGAAGGCCTTCGTCGACGCGCAGTGGCTGGATGCCTTCCAGCAGAAGCTCGCGGACTACCGCGCGCACCTGCGCGCCCACCTCACCGAGGAAAACGGAGCCACGCCATGA
- a CDS encoding M16 family metallopeptidase yields the protein MKALVAAALVAVGLPALAQSPREAKPAAGREALAIQHVKYTLPNGLEVILSVDRKLPVVAVNVWYHVGAYHEQPGRTGFAHLFEHMMFQGSKNVADDVHISLLEQIGGTDLNGTTSFDRTNYFQTVPSNQLETALWLESDRMGFLLDALTLEKLNTQREVVKNERREGTETAPYGMAREKAWHALFPLPHPYHGDVIGSLKDLDAATVDDVKGFFRQWYAPSNATLTIVGDIDVEKTKALVEKYFGSLPSTPKPPLPEVAPVKLTKPVVIRHEERVARLPLLSVQWLTAPYLKEGDADADVLATALSTGKASRLYRRLVLEKQLAQSVSAAQQSQGAQSVFTIDVVARPGVSTDTLLKEVDAILDEVRRDGVTPEEIARARTRYDTRMLAGLQAVGGSGGKADVLQSYNHFVGEPSYVAQDLARYEQVTPESVKRFARDTLRNDARVVLHAVPPGSEQAPTQPKERK from the coding sequence ATGAAGGCCCTCGTCGCCGCAGCCCTCGTCGCAGTCGGGCTGCCGGCGCTCGCGCAGTCACCGCGGGAGGCGAAGCCCGCGGCCGGACGTGAAGCGCTCGCCATCCAGCATGTGAAGTACACCCTGCCCAATGGGCTGGAGGTCATCCTCTCCGTCGACCGCAAGCTGCCGGTGGTCGCCGTCAACGTCTGGTACCACGTCGGCGCGTACCACGAGCAGCCCGGCCGCACCGGCTTCGCGCACCTCTTCGAGCACATGATGTTCCAGGGCTCGAAGAACGTGGCCGACGACGTGCACATCTCCCTGCTCGAGCAGATTGGTGGCACGGACCTCAACGGCACCACCAGCTTCGACCGCACCAACTACTTCCAGACCGTTCCCAGCAACCAGCTGGAGACGGCCCTGTGGTTGGAGAGCGACCGCATGGGCTTCCTGCTCGACGCCCTCACGCTGGAAAAGCTCAACACCCAGCGCGAGGTGGTGAAGAACGAGCGCCGGGAGGGGACCGAGACGGCCCCGTACGGCATGGCCCGCGAGAAGGCGTGGCACGCCCTGTTCCCGCTGCCGCACCCGTACCACGGTGACGTCATCGGCTCGCTGAAGGACCTGGACGCCGCCACCGTGGACGACGTGAAGGGCTTCTTCCGCCAGTGGTACGCGCCCTCCAACGCGACGCTGACGATTGTGGGCGACATCGACGTGGAGAAGACGAAGGCCCTGGTGGAGAAGTACTTCGGCTCGCTCCCGAGCACGCCGAAGCCGCCGCTCCCCGAGGTGGCTCCGGTGAAGCTCACGAAGCCCGTGGTCATCCGCCACGAGGAGCGCGTGGCCCGGCTGCCACTGCTGTCGGTGCAGTGGCTCACCGCCCCGTACCTGAAGGAGGGTGATGCCGACGCGGACGTGCTGGCCACCGCGCTGTCCACGGGCAAGGCGAGCCGCCTCTACCGCCGGCTGGTGCTGGAGAAGCAACTGGCCCAGAGCGTCAGCGCCGCCCAGCAGAGCCAGGGCGCCCAGTCTGTCTTCACGATAGACGTCGTGGCCCGCCCCGGAGTCTCCACCGACACGCTGCTGAAGGAGGTGGACGCCATCCTGGACGAGGTGCGCCGCGACGGTGTCACGCCCGAGGAGATTGCCCGCGCCCGGACGCGCTACGACACGCGCATGCTCGCGGGCCTGCAGGCCGTCGGCGGCTCGGGCGGCAAGGCGGATGTCCTCCAGAGCTACAACCACTTCGTGGGGGAGCCCAGCTACGTGGCGCAGGACCTGGCGCGCTACGAGCAGGTGACGCCCGAGTCCGTGAAGCGTTTCGCCCGGGACACGCTGCGCAACGACGCGCGCGTCGTCCTCCACGCCGTGCCGCCTGGCAGTGAGCAGGCGCCCACCCAGCCGAAGGAGCGCAAGTGA
- a CDS encoding DUF3375 domain-containing protein, with translation MDFATLDTLRHQHPAWRLLVADHAPLIASFLHRGFLEANARALPQRELVLKLEDHLHTLRERLGEEAFPRTAAAYLDDWAADGRGWLRKFYPPDTDEPHFDLTSAAERAIRWLSQLADRSFVGTESRLRTVFHLLEQMTEGTEVDPEARLAELERRKAELEAEMAQVRAGRVELMDEAALKDRFQQMSDTALGLLSDFRELEHGFRELDRVVRERIATWEGTQGELLETVLGEHDAISGSDQGRSFRAFWDFLMSPTRQEELTRKLERVFALPAVQALKPDPRLLRIHFDWLETGEHTQRTVARLSEQLRRYLDDRAWLENRRIMQLLRGVEQHALAVRNQPPGRAFMEIDEPSPSVELPLERPLFSPPVRLRMADSEVLEASEDVPAEALFSQAFIDKERLRENLRHALQTREQVSLAELLHEAPLQQGLAELVAYLDLASDERTALFEDSRTQTLTWTDARGRARRITLPLVLFHR, from the coding sequence ATGGATTTCGCCACCCTCGATACATTGAGACATCAGCACCCCGCGTGGCGCCTGCTCGTCGCGGACCACGCGCCGCTCATCGCCAGCTTCCTGCATCGCGGCTTCCTGGAAGCGAACGCGCGCGCGCTTCCCCAGCGGGAGCTGGTGCTCAAGCTGGAGGACCACCTGCACACGCTGCGGGAGCGGCTCGGAGAGGAGGCCTTTCCGCGCACGGCGGCGGCGTACCTGGATGACTGGGCGGCGGACGGCCGGGGCTGGCTGCGCAAGTTCTACCCGCCGGACACGGACGAGCCCCACTTCGACCTCACCTCCGCGGCCGAGCGCGCCATCCGCTGGCTGTCACAGCTCGCCGACCGCTCCTTCGTGGGCACGGAGTCGCGGCTGCGCACCGTGTTCCACCTGCTGGAGCAGATGACCGAGGGCACCGAGGTGGACCCGGAGGCCCGCCTCGCGGAGCTCGAGCGCCGGAAGGCCGAGCTCGAGGCGGAGATGGCCCAGGTGCGCGCCGGCCGCGTGGAGCTGATGGACGAGGCCGCCCTCAAGGACCGCTTCCAGCAGATGTCGGACACCGCGCTCGGGCTGCTGTCGGACTTCCGCGAGCTGGAGCACGGCTTCCGCGAGCTGGACCGGGTGGTGCGCGAGCGCATCGCCACCTGGGAGGGCACCCAGGGAGAGCTGCTGGAGACGGTGCTGGGCGAGCATGACGCCATCAGCGGCTCGGACCAGGGGCGCAGCTTCCGCGCGTTCTGGGACTTCCTCATGTCCCCCACGCGCCAGGAGGAGCTGACCCGCAAGCTGGAGCGCGTCTTCGCGCTCCCCGCTGTCCAGGCACTCAAGCCGGACCCGAGGCTCTTGCGCATCCACTTCGACTGGCTGGAGACGGGAGAGCACACGCAGCGGACCGTCGCCCGGCTGTCCGAGCAGCTCCGGCGCTACCTCGATGACCGGGCGTGGCTGGAGAACCGCCGCATCATGCAGCTGCTGCGCGGGGTGGAGCAGCACGCGCTCGCGGTGCGCAACCAGCCGCCGGGCCGGGCCTTCATGGAAATCGACGAGCCGTCGCCCTCGGTGGAGCTGCCCCTGGAGCGTCCCCTGTTCTCGCCGCCCGTGCGGCTGCGGATGGCGGACTCCGAGGTGCTGGAGGCCAGCGAGGACGTGCCGGCGGAGGCACTCTTCTCCCAGGCGTTCATCGACAAGGAGCGGCTGCGGGAGAACCTCCGCCACGCGCTGCAGACGCGCGAGCAGGTGTCGCTCGCGGAGCTGCTCCACGAAGCCCCGCTCCAGCAAGGCCTCGCCGAGCTGGTGGCCTACCTCGACCTCGCCTCCGACGAGCGGACGGCGCTGTTCGAGGACTCACGGACTCAAACCCTGACCTGGACGGATGCGCGCGGTCGCGCGCGCCGCATCACCCTTCCCCTGGTGCTCTTCCACCGATGA
- a CDS encoding outer membrane beta-barrel protein gives MNTSTFKKLTALSLLLSSPAALADWRNDGFLRQEDDPSYNEGYEGADEDSEEGGQGAGFVLGLRAGYGVPFGNAVGTEDEDDEGAKLSDTVSGVIPLQVDLGYFINSNLYLGASFQYGLGQFAEDCDGDFDDASCGVTQLRVGLNLAYHFSPSATLSPWLGVGVGYEHLSLNVSGEAAGTSIDASTTASGFEFVNAQGGVDFRVSDKISVGPFATLTVAQYSTSGVKLDVEGDSPLDFDESEDIENKAIHAWLYGGVRMQVRF, from the coding sequence ATGAACACGTCCACCTTCAAGAAGCTCACCGCGCTGTCGCTCCTCCTGTCCTCTCCCGCCGCCCTGGCCGACTGGCGCAATGACGGCTTCCTGCGGCAGGAGGATGACCCCTCCTATAACGAGGGCTACGAGGGCGCCGATGAGGACTCCGAGGAGGGCGGGCAGGGCGCGGGGTTCGTCCTGGGCCTTCGGGCGGGCTACGGCGTGCCCTTCGGCAATGCCGTCGGCACGGAGGATGAGGATGACGAGGGCGCGAAGCTGAGCGACACCGTATCGGGTGTCATCCCGCTGCAGGTCGACCTGGGCTACTTCATCAACTCCAACCTCTACCTGGGCGCCTCCTTCCAGTACGGGTTGGGGCAGTTCGCCGAGGACTGCGATGGCGACTTCGACGACGCGAGCTGCGGGGTGACCCAGCTGCGCGTCGGCCTCAATCTGGCCTACCACTTCTCCCCGAGCGCAACGCTCAGCCCCTGGCTCGGGGTGGGCGTCGGCTACGAGCACCTCTCCCTGAACGTCTCTGGAGAGGCAGCGGGTACGTCCATCGATGCCAGCACCACCGCCTCGGGCTTCGAGTTCGTCAACGCCCAGGGCGGCGTCGACTTCCGCGTGAGCGACAAGATCTCCGTGGGGCCCTTCGCCACCCTCACGGTGGCGCAGTATTCGACGTCCGGCGTCAAGCTCGACGTGGAAGGCGACAGCCCCCTGGACTTCGATGAGTCGGAGGACATCGAGAACAAGGCCATCCACGCGTGGCTCTACGGCGGCGTGCGGATGCAGGTGCGCTTCTAG
- a CDS encoding DUF4190 domain-containing protein: protein MSFEVSPNALARCATHPEELAGATCQRCGVFVCTACTAWVMGTLYCAPCAARPEVNYLETFRRGLWGKRDSRAWLVGGGCLLMAPLLPVALSYGRVLTTLGLLATVVVGVAWFEGRRWARYALPLVPLGLGLLAVPLVGPPVLGLALIPFINALQLLQDTRCKLFFRVEVSERELLRLWDREVNNPMARSALSLGLGAVFLPLFAPLAIVFGFLALRRVDLKARPPIDRRAQAIAGIVLGVGALALWVLVVIPLFGGGIPWFFRA, encoded by the coding sequence ATGTCCTTCGAGGTGTCCCCCAACGCGCTGGCCCGGTGCGCCACCCATCCCGAGGAGCTGGCGGGGGCCACGTGCCAGCGCTGCGGTGTCTTCGTCTGCACCGCGTGCACCGCCTGGGTGATGGGCACGCTGTACTGCGCCCCGTGCGCGGCGCGGCCGGAGGTGAACTACCTGGAGACCTTCCGCCGCGGGCTCTGGGGGAAGCGGGACTCCCGGGCGTGGCTCGTGGGCGGAGGTTGCCTGCTGATGGCCCCGCTGCTGCCGGTGGCGCTGTCCTACGGGCGGGTGCTGACCACGCTGGGACTGCTGGCCACGGTGGTCGTCGGAGTCGCGTGGTTCGAGGGACGGCGGTGGGCGCGCTACGCACTGCCCCTGGTGCCGCTCGGTCTGGGCCTGCTCGCCGTACCGTTGGTGGGTCCTCCCGTGCTCGGGCTCGCCCTCATCCCCTTCATCAACGCGCTGCAATTGCTCCAGGACACGCGCTGCAAGCTCTTCTTCCGCGTGGAGGTGTCCGAGCGTGAGCTGCTCCGCCTCTGGGACCGCGAGGTCAACAACCCGATGGCGCGCAGCGCGCTGTCGCTGGGACTGGGCGCGGTGTTCCTGCCTCTGTTCGCGCCGCTGGCCATCGTCTTCGGCTTCCTCGCGCTGCGGCGCGTGGACCTGAAGGCGCGGCCTCCCATCGACCGGCGCGCCCAGGCCATTGCCGGCATCGTGCTCGGAGTGGGGGCGCTCGCGCTGTGGGTGCTGGTTGTCATCCCCCTGTTCGGGGGTGGCATCCCCTGGTTCTTCCGCGCCTGA
- a CDS encoding ATP-binding protein, translating into MSTAHSFNQADLLDLGATDARAGFRMHRFEAYNWGTFHQRVWHLGLGGDNGLLTGDIGSGKSTLVDGVVTLLVPPQKLAYNKAAGAESRERTLRSYVLGQYKSERGDGGQGAKPIFLRDGTSYSVLLGHFYNEGYDQHVTLAQVLWMREAEGQPARLYIVADGRLSVAEHFAGFGADIAALKKRLKGLKCEVHETFPPYAAAFRRRFGIKDEQALDLFHQTVSMKAVGNLTDFVRQHMLQPSAVEPRLAALIGHFDDLHRAHEAVLKAKKQMAQLEPLVRDCERHEALATELATLRRCREALRPWFAVQKSRVVEAQLTGWATEREQARVEAGELTEERRRQGTERDRLKQAIAANGGARLETVKAELAQRRRQKDARFQKAERYAQLALAADLPVAVDAETFLSNTRSIQTLLAAGEGELAQVQAGLTDVGVEARALGHKHAEVGAELESLRRRRSNLPSRMLALRERMCAELGLDAEALPFVGELLQVREEERDWEGAIERVLHGFGTSLLVSDACYAKVAQWVERTHLDGRLVYYRVKEEGAARVPTLQPHSLLRKLALKPDSGMYRWLEAELARRFDYACCDTLEQFRRERQALTRSGQLKRGGEQHEKDDRFRLDDRSRYVLGWTNEQKRAALEAEARSLETRLVDVTTRIQALESRRKALQGRRELLSQLAVFDAFRELDWRPVASDLHRMEEQLRELESASDVLHTLEGQLVKQERALERTEAKLKEVEKRQARLEVQEEAARKALAAYEKAQREATDELRACYPRVEALYAEVAGKGAVEADAGDERERQLREELQKRIDAEGKRMERGREAIIRAMQTYRAAFPLETQDVDASLDAAAEYSAMLKALRTDDLPRFETRFKSLLTENTIREVVNFQGQLLRERQDIRERIDTINRSLRAIDYNPGRYILLEATPSTDADVREFQADLRACTEGTLSALGGPDDDAYSEKKFLEVKRIIERFRGREGSAEADARWTRRVTDVRNWFSFSASERWREDDREHEHYTDSGGKSGGQKEKLAYTVLAASLAYQFGLEWGETRSRSFRFVVIDEAFGRGSDESASYGLELFRRLNLQLLIVTPLQKIRVIEPYVASVGFVHNEAGRSSKVRNLTIDAYRAEREARGH; encoded by the coding sequence ATGAGCACCGCGCACTCCTTCAATCAAGCGGACCTGCTCGACCTCGGCGCCACCGACGCGCGCGCCGGGTTCCGGATGCACCGCTTCGAGGCCTACAACTGGGGCACCTTCCACCAGCGCGTCTGGCACCTGGGGCTCGGTGGTGACAACGGGCTGCTCACCGGCGACATCGGCTCGGGCAAGTCGACGCTGGTGGACGGCGTGGTGACGCTGCTCGTGCCGCCCCAGAAGCTCGCCTACAACAAGGCGGCGGGCGCGGAGTCGCGGGAGCGCACCCTGCGCTCCTACGTGCTGGGCCAGTACAAGTCCGAGCGCGGGGACGGAGGGCAGGGCGCGAAGCCCATCTTCCTGCGCGACGGGACGAGCTACTCCGTGCTGCTCGGCCATTTCTACAACGAGGGGTATGACCAGCACGTCACCCTGGCCCAGGTGCTGTGGATGCGCGAGGCGGAGGGGCAGCCGGCGCGTCTCTACATCGTCGCGGACGGGCGGCTCTCCGTGGCCGAGCACTTCGCGGGCTTCGGGGCGGACATCGCCGCGCTGAAGAAGCGGCTCAAGGGGCTGAAGTGCGAGGTGCATGAGACCTTCCCGCCGTACGCGGCGGCCTTCCGGCGGCGCTTCGGCATCAAGGATGAGCAGGCGCTGGACCTCTTCCACCAGACGGTGTCGATGAAGGCGGTGGGCAACCTCACCGACTTCGTGCGCCAGCACATGCTCCAGCCGTCCGCGGTGGAGCCGCGCCTCGCCGCGCTCATCGGCCACTTCGATGACCTGCACCGCGCGCACGAGGCCGTGCTCAAGGCCAAGAAGCAGATGGCGCAGTTGGAGCCGCTGGTGCGCGACTGCGAGCGCCACGAGGCCCTGGCCACCGAGCTGGCCACCCTGCGCCGCTGCCGCGAAGCCTTGCGTCCGTGGTTCGCCGTCCAGAAGTCCCGCGTCGTGGAAGCACAGCTCACGGGCTGGGCCACGGAGCGCGAGCAGGCGCGGGTGGAGGCCGGAGAGCTGACCGAGGAGCGCCGCCGCCAGGGCACGGAGCGGGACAGGTTGAAGCAGGCCATCGCCGCCAACGGGGGCGCGCGGCTGGAGACGGTGAAGGCGGAGCTGGCCCAGCGGCGGCGGCAGAAGGACGCGCGCTTCCAGAAGGCGGAGCGCTATGCCCAGCTCGCCCTGGCGGCAGACCTGCCGGTGGCGGTGGACGCGGAGACGTTCCTCTCCAACACGCGCTCCATCCAGACGCTGCTCGCGGCGGGGGAGGGAGAGCTGGCCCAGGTACAGGCCGGGCTCACCGACGTGGGCGTGGAGGCGCGCGCCCTGGGACACAAGCACGCCGAGGTAGGCGCCGAGCTGGAGTCACTGCGCCGGCGCCGCTCCAACCTGCCGTCCCGCATGCTGGCGCTGCGCGAGCGCATGTGCGCGGAGCTGGGGCTGGACGCGGAGGCGCTCCCCTTCGTGGGTGAGCTGTTGCAGGTGCGCGAGGAGGAGCGGGACTGGGAGGGCGCGATTGAGCGCGTGCTGCATGGGTTCGGCACGTCGCTGCTGGTGTCGGACGCCTGCTACGCGAAGGTGGCGCAGTGGGTGGAGCGCACGCACCTGGACGGCCGGCTGGTCTACTACCGGGTGAAGGAAGAGGGCGCGGCGCGCGTGCCCACGCTCCAGCCGCACTCGCTGCTGCGCAAGCTGGCGCTCAAGCCGGACTCCGGCATGTACCGCTGGCTGGAGGCGGAGCTGGCGCGGCGCTTCGACTACGCCTGCTGCGACACGCTGGAGCAGTTCCGGCGCGAGCGTCAGGCCCTCACCCGCTCGGGACAGCTCAAGCGCGGCGGCGAGCAGCACGAGAAGGACGACCGCTTCCGGCTGGATGACCGCTCGCGCTACGTGCTCGGGTGGACGAACGAGCAGAAGCGCGCCGCGCTCGAAGCCGAGGCACGCTCGCTGGAGACACGGCTGGTCGACGTCACCACGCGCATCCAGGCGCTGGAGTCCCGCCGCAAGGCCTTGCAGGGACGCCGGGAGCTGCTCAGCCAGCTCGCCGTGTTCGACGCCTTCCGCGAGCTGGACTGGCGCCCCGTCGCCTCCGACCTCCACCGGATGGAGGAGCAGCTCCGCGAGTTGGAGTCCGCCTCCGACGTGCTCCACACACTGGAGGGCCAGCTCGTGAAGCAGGAGCGCGCACTGGAGCGCACCGAGGCGAAGCTGAAGGAGGTGGAGAAGCGCCAGGCCCGCCTCGAAGTGCAGGAGGAGGCCGCGCGCAAGGCCCTGGCCGCGTACGAGAAGGCGCAGCGCGAGGCCACCGACGAGCTGCGCGCGTGCTACCCGCGCGTGGAAGCGCTCTACGCCGAAGTCGCGGGCAAGGGCGCGGTGGAGGCCGACGCGGGCGATGAGCGCGAGCGGCAGCTCCGGGAAGAATTGCAGAAGCGCATCGACGCGGAGGGCAAGCGGATGGAGCGCGGACGCGAGGCCATCATCCGCGCCATGCAGACGTATCGCGCGGCCTTCCCGCTGGAGACACAGGACGTCGACGCGAGCCTGGACGCCGCCGCCGAATACAGCGCCATGCTGAAGGCGCTGCGCACCGACGACCTGCCGCGCTTCGAGACGCGCTTCAAGAGCCTGCTCACGGAGAACACCATCCGCGAGGTGGTGAACTTCCAGGGCCAGCTGCTCCGCGAGCGCCAGGACATCCGCGAGCGCATCGACACCATCAACCGCTCGCTCCGGGCCATCGACTACAACCCGGGGCGGTACATCCTGCTGGAGGCCACCCCCAGCACGGACGCGGACGTGCGCGAGTTCCAGGCGGACCTGCGCGCGTGCACCGAGGGCACGCTGTCCGCGCTCGGAGGGCCGGACGACGACGCGTACTCGGAGAAGAAGTTCCTGGAGGTGAAGCGCATCATCGAGCGCTTCCGCGGGCGCGAGGGCAGCGCGGAGGCGGACGCGCGGTGGACGCGGCGGGTGACGGACGTGCGCAACTGGTTCAGCTTCTCCGCGTCGGAGCGCTGGCGCGAGGACGACCGGGAGCACGAGCACTACACGGACTCGGGCGGCAAGTCGGGTGGTCAGAAGGAGAAGCTGGCGTACACGGTGCTCGCGGCCAGCCTCGCCTACCAGTTCGGCCTGGAGTGGGGCGAGACACGCTCACGCTCGTTCCGCTTCGTCGTCATCGACGAGGCCTTCGGCCGGGGCTCGGACGAGTCGGCGTCGTACGGACTGGAGTTGTTCCGGCGGCTCAATCTGCAGCTGCTCATCGTCACGCCGCTGCAGAAAATCCGTGTCATCGAGCCGTACGTGGCCAGCGTGGGCTTCGTCCACAACGAGGCGGGGCGCAGCTCCAAGGTGCGAAATCTCACCATTGACGCGTATCGCGCGGAGCGTGAAGCGCGAGGGCACTGA